The nucleotide sequence ATCCTGGCCGGCTATGTCGGCGGCCTGGTGGACCAGTTCATCATGGGACTGGTGGACGTGCTGTTGTCCTTCCCGACCCTGCTGCTGGGACTGATGGTGGCCGCCATGCTGGGCGCCAGCCTGGAAAATCTGATCATCGCCATCGCGATCACGGAAATCGCGCCCTTCGTGCGCGTGGCGCGGGCGCCCACCATCGCCTTGAAACAACGCGACTTCGTCGAGGCCGGCCGTGCCCTGGGCTACGGGCCGCTGCGCCTGATGGGCGTGCACATCCTGCCGAACATGATTTCCGACGTGGTGGTGCTGGGCTCGCTGTGGATGGCGTCGGCCATCCGCACGGAGGCCTCGCTGAGTTTTATCGGGCTGGGCGTGCCGCCGCCGGCCGCGACCTGGGGCGGCATGATACGCGAGGGCTTCGAGAACATCCTGGACGCCTGGTGGCTGACCGTGTTTCCCAGCGTGGCGATCCTGCTGACCGTGCTGGCCTTGAACCTCCTGGGCGACGCGCTGCGCGACGCCATCGATCCCAAGCTGCGCTCGGAGCACTCATGACGACACAGGATGCCGTACTGGAGCTGCGCGGCCTGCGCACGGAATTCCGCATCGGCGGCGCCTGGCACGCCGCCGTCCGCGACGTCTCGCTTTCGGTCAAGCGCAACGAAACGCTGGCCGTGGTGGGCGAATCGGGCAGCGGCAAGAGCGTGACCGCGCTGTCCATCCTGCGCCTGCTGCCCGCGGCCGGTGCGCGCCACGGCGGCGGCCAGGTACTGCTGGAAGGCAAGGACCTGGCCGCCCTGCCGGAAAAGGAGATGGCGCGCCTGCGCGGCGATGCCATCGCCATGATCTTCCAGGAGCCGATGACCTCGCTGAACCCGACGATGACGGTGGGCGACCAGATCGCGGAAGCCATCCGCCAGCATCGGCGCATTTCCTGGCGCGCGGCGCGCGGACTGGCGCTGCAGGCACTGGAAGAAGTCAAGATCCCGGCGGCGGCCAGCCGCTACGACGACTACCCGCACCAGTTCTCCGGCGGCATGCGCCAGCGGGTGATGATCGCCATGGCGCTGGCCTGCAAGCCCCGCGTCCTGCTGGCCGACGAACCCACCACGGCGCTGGACGTGACCATCCAGGCGCAGATCCTGAGCCTGCTGGCCGACCTGAAAGCCGCCCGCGGCATGGCGGTGGTGTTCATCACCCACAACCTGGGCGTGGTGGCGCAGATCGCCGACCGCGTGGCCGTCATGTACGCCGGCGAGGTCGTCGAGACCGCCGACGTGGATGCGCTGTTCGCGCGCCCCACGCATCCGTACACGGAGGCCCTGCTGCGCGCCATGCCCCGCGTGGATGCCGACGCCGACGCCCTGGATCCCATTCCGGGCGGCGTGCCGGCCATCACCGCCATCCCGCAAGGCTGCGCCTATGCGCCCCGTTGTCCCCTGAAGCAGTCCCGCTGCGAAACCACGCGCCCCCTCCTTGCCACCGTGCAGGGATCGCACCAGGTGCGCTGCCTGGTGCGTGCGCCATCGGAAGGACAGTCATGAGCAAAGGCAAGCAACCCGTGGCGAACGATGTGGACTCCTCCGCGCCCGGCGGGGCTTCGGCAGCGGACGCCGCCCCGCTCCTGCGGGTGCGCGGACTGGTCAAGCATTTCCACAGCGGCGGCGGATTGCTCGGCGGCCGCCGCCAGACGGTCCATGCCGTCAACGGCGTGTCTTTCGACGTGCGGCGCGGCCAGTCGCTGGGCCTGGTGGGGGAATCCGGCTGCGGCAAATCCACCGTGGCGCGCATGCTCCTGCGCCTGATCGAGCACGACGCCGGCAGCATCGTCTTCGACGGGCAGGATGTGGGTGCGGCAAACGGCGCGCGGCTGCGCGCCCTGCGCCAGCGCATGCAGATCGTCTTCCAGGATCCGTATGCTTCGCTGAATCCCCGGCGGACGGTACGGCAGGCCTTGTCCGAACCGCTGCATGTGCATGGCAAGGGGGACGCCGCCTGGATAGACGCCAAGGTATCCCGGACCATCCAGGAAGTGGGCCTGCCGCTATCCGCCCTGGACCGCTACCCGCATGAATTTTCCGGCGGCCAGCGCCAGCGCATCGGCATCGCCCGCGCCCTGGTCCTGGATCCGCAGCTGATCGTGGCCGACGAGCCGGTATCCGCCCTGGACGTGTCCGTGCAGGCGCAGATCCTGCAACTGCTGGAGCGCCTGAAGCGCGAACGCGGCCTGTCCTTCGTATTCGTCTCGCATGACCTGGGCGTGGTCCGCCATTTCTGCGACACCGTCTGCGTCATGTACCTGGGCCGCATCATCGAGCAGGGTCCCACGCGGCAGGTGCTGGATGCCCCACGGCATCCCTATAGCCGCGTGCTGCGCGATTCCTCGCCCGTGCCGGATCCGCGGGCCCGCATCGCCCTGGGCAAGATCGCCGGGGAAATCCCTTCTCCGACCGATCTGCCGCCGGGCTGTACCTTCCATCCGCGCTGCGCGCAGGCGCGGCCGGACTGCTCGGCACGGATACCGGAACTGGAACACCGGTCCGGCGCCGCAGATCGCGCGGTCGCATGTTTCTATCCGCTGACGCCGACGCCCGATCGCGCTTGAGTCACGGCACGGAAGACGTGCAGCACCTCGGGCTCGAAGCATGCCGTGGCTGTAGGCGGGTGCTATTCAGTGTCATGGGGAAGGCGCAGCCTCGATCGCACGCTTAAGATGGCCAGGCAGGGAGAGCTCGAACTCGTTCACGAATTCAGGATTGTGCTGGATCACCCTTGATCCGCGCCTATCCCGAACCGCGACAACGCGACTGAGCGGCGTCTTGCCATGCTCCAGGACGATGCGCTCATCGCCCCAGCCCTCTATTCCTAACTTCCACAAGGCATAGCCATCGGGCGAAGAGATGGTGAAATATTCGAAGCGGAAACCCTCGCCGACGGCATAGGTGGACTCGAAAATAGGTATCGGAAGATAATGTGCTACGTAGGGATCGTTGGGATGCGGATCGTATAGCTTGTTCGTGAACACTATTGTGTTGTCCGGGAAATTCGGATTCCGGGCCTCTATACCGCCAGCCCGGAACACCTCGTCTACCGGTGTGTTCGAGTAGTGCGATGTCAACTTCGGCCTTCCCAGCTTTATCTTGTCCTCTTCCACCATTATCCTTCCCTTGCCCTTGAAACGAGGGTGCCAGGTTTCGACAATAGGCACGTATTTTTTTCCGGACGCGACGGCTGGAGAGACGGCCGTCACCGGCACCGACGCACTGCCGGCAGACGAAGCGGGTACAAGTTCGTGGCTGGTAGACGCAGCCGGTGCGGTCGCCGCCGCGTCGGCCGATACGGCGGCCAAGGAATCGGCGGGCACCGCCCCACGCCGCCTTCGCAACCTGCGCAGGCCTTCGATGATGTCGCTAACGATCGAAGGCATATGGCCGCCAGGATCGCTGCGATTGACCGGGTCGCCCGCGCAATAGGCATAGGCATTGATGCCGCCAGGCCCGAAGGGACTGAGGCTGTCGGGGGCATTGAATCGCATCGAGCCCGGCATATGCCACCGATAGCCATTGCCCAATGGATAGCCCAAGGCAACAGGATCCCGATACGCACCCGTGAAGCCTGCCTTCGTCTTCATCTTCGTGGTCTCCCGCGTCGTGCACTGATCGCGGATCAGGCTAGCGAATCGCCGCCGACGCATGGGTTGAATAAGCGCAGGTTTGTTTTGATTCATTGTCCGCCGCCCGCGATCCGGCCGGGACCGGCGTGGGCGCGGGCCGCGGACAACCGACGGTTAACCTAAGGCTGCGCGGCCGCTTCTAAACCTCTCCCAACCGCATCAGCCTGCGGATCTGCTCGCGCTCCGTGCGCAGGGTAGCGACCAGTTCGGTTTCTATCCGCGCCACGGGGTATTCCTCGTCGTTCACGGACAAGCCCAGCGACAGGCTGCGGGCCGAGCTGGTGAACAGCGGGATCGCCACGGTCGTCACCTTGCGGTCGGGGTACCGCGCGATCGCCCATTGGTCCTCCGGCATGTCCAGCGCCCGATACAGGGCACTGGTATCGGGCATCGAGCTGCCCACCCGCAGGTTCACCACCACGATTTTGCGACGTTCCGAATCCGAGCTGGCGCGGGCGATGACGATGACCTCGTCACGGCCCTTTTCGCCGATATTGACGGTGCCGTTGCAACGGTTGGCCAGTTCCTGCAATGACGACTGGATGAATTCGTTGACCCCGGTATTGGCCAGCGCGGCGAAACCGATTTCCAGCAATTGCGGCGTCAGGGACCACAGCGTCCCTTCCTTGCGCACATAGCCTTCGCCCTGCAGCGTGTTCAGCAGCCGCAGCACGGTGGAATGCGGCAGGTCCACCGCTTTCGACAGCGCGGTAAGGGATTGCCCGGGGCCGCCCCGAAAACCGCGCAGGATGGCTAGACACCTCTGGACCGAGCGATTATCATTCATTTGACCACTGCATGAAATGGTTGTTCATCTAGTGAACATTGTAGCCCGCCATGCCCTTCTCCGCAAGCGGGTTGCATGTTCCGCAACGCGAACCGGGGGCAGCATGGGCTACAGAGTGGGCGTCGATATCGGCGGCTCTTTCACGGACTTCGCCGTATTCGACGAAGACAGCGGCGAGATCAAAAGCCTCAAGGTCTTCTCCCGGCCCGACCAGCCGGGCGAGGAAGTCATCGCGGGCGTGCGCATGCTGGGCGAGCGCTACGGCATCCGCCCCGACGAGATCCGCTATTTCACCCACGGCACCACCGTGGGCATCAACACCGTCATCCAGCGCAAGGGCCTGAAGCTGGCGCTCTTCGCCACGGAAAACTTCTGCGACGTCCTGGAACTGGCGCGCCTGAGAACGCCGGACATGTATCACCTGCTGTCGCGGCGTCCCGAGCCGCTGGTCAAGCGCAGCATGGTGTTCGGCATCGCCGAACGCATGGCGCCCGACGGCTCCGTGCGCAAGCCGCTGGACGAGAACAGCGTGAAGCAGGCGCTGCGGGCGGCACGCGATGCCGGCGCCGAAGGCATCGTGATTTCCCTGCTGCATGCCTATCGCAACCCCGCGCATGAGCAGCGCACCCGGGAGATCGTCCAGGCGCTCGCGCCCGACCTGCCGGTATCGTGCTCCAGCGAAACCTGGCCCATCATCCGCGAATACGAACGCACGATTACCGCGGTCATCGGCGGCTATGTCCAGCCGCGCGTGGCGCACTACCTGGGATCCCTGCAGGGCGCGCTGAAGAACGCCGGCGTGCAGCCCGAACCGCGCCTGACCAAGTCCAACGGCGGCGTGATGACGGCCGAGCAAGGCAAGCGCGATTGCGTGCAAATGATTCTGTCCGGCACGGCGGCCGGGGTGATCGGCGCCAGCCACGTGGCGGCCACCGCTGGCATTCCCCGCTGCCTCAGCCTGGATATCGGCGGCACCAGCGCCGACATCGCCGTGATCGTCGACGGCAAGCCGCAGTATGGCGTCGGCGAGCTGATCGGCGATTTCCAGATCTACATCCCGTCGGTGTCGGTATCGTCGGTGGGCGAAGGCGGCGGCTCGATCGCCTGGGTGGACCCGCTGGGCGTACTGAAAGTGGGTCCGGAAAGCGCCGGTTCGCGTCCCGGGCCGGCCTGCTACCGCCGTGGCGGCACGCGCGCCACCATTACGGACGCCTTCGTCTGCTGCGGCCTTGTCGGCCATTCCGACCTGGGCTACCAGGCCGTCGAGGTCGATGCCCAGGCCTCGCGCAAGGCGGTGGGCGAACTCGCCAGCCAGCTGGGCCGCGGCATCGAGGAAACCGCGGAAGCCATCATCCAGATCGCCGTGTCCGGCATGTACACCGAAGTCAGCGGCCTGGTGTCGCGCTACGGGATAGACCCGCGCGACTACGCGGTGCTGGCCTTCGGCGGCGCCGGCCCCATGCTGGGCTGCTTCCTGGCCCGCGAAATCAAGGTAAAGGAAATCGTCGTCCCGCCCTCGCCCGGCACACTCAGCGCCCTGGGCGGGCTGATCGCCGATCTCAAGAGCGACTTCCTGAAAACCGTCTACACGGACCTGACTCCCGCCAACCTGCAAGCCGTGCGCGACGAATTCGATGTGCTGCGCGAGCGCGCGCGGCAATGGCTGGAGCAGGAACAAGGCCACCTGGACGGCGCCGAATACGTCTACTCGGCAGAGATGCGCTATCGCGGGCAGTCGTACGAGATCGACACCGTGCTGGACCCGGCCCATGTCGCGGCGGGCGATGTGCAAGCCGTGGCGCGGGCCTTTCACGAGATGCATCGCCGCCTGTACGGCCACGCCGACGAACGGGCGCCTGTACAGATCGTCAGCCTGCGCGTGGTGATATCCGGCAACAACGACAAGCCGCGCTTCCCGCGCCACGAACCGGTCGAGGGCGCGCCGCGGCCCGACCGGGCCGTGCGCGTATGGCTGGATGGCGGTTTCCGCGAGGTAGACCTGTACAGCCGCTCCGCGCTGGCGGCCGGCCAGCACTTCACGGGTCCCGCCATCGTGGCCCAGGACGACTGCACCACCGTCATTCCGGCGGGCCATGCCTGCCGCGTCGACGAATACGCCAACCTGCGCATCGCTTCCGAAGGAGCCGCATCGTGACCGTGGACAATTTCCGCCTGCAGGTGCTGGCCAACCACTGCACCGCCGCCGCCGAGGCCATGGGCTATACGCTGATGCGCACGGCCTATTCCACTTTCGTCAAGGAGACCGAGGACTTTTCCGCGCAATTGATGACGCCTTCGGGCAAGACCTTCGCCTCGCCCAAGACCTTCGGCGCGACCTGGTACACCGGCCTGGACTACGGCCGCGTGATCGCGATGTTCGACGACTATCGCGAAGGCGACATCTACCTGACCAACGACCCCTATAGCGGCTACGTGGCCACGCACACGCCGGACATGCATGTGTGGAAGCCCGTATTCCGCGACGGGCGCCTGGTGTGCTTCGTGGGCAGCCACATCCACAACACCGATATGGGCGGCGCGGTGCCGGCGTCGCTGTCGCGCACCCTGACGGAGGTCCACCAGGAAGGCCTGCGCATACCGCCCATGCTGCTGATGCGCGACGGCGTGATCGACGACAAGCTGCTGCGCATCATGCAGGTCAACGTGCGCATGCCCGAGCAGAACCGCGGCGACCTGAACGCGCAGATCGCCGCGCTGAATGTCGGCGAACGCAAGGTGCACGAGATCATCGACCGCTTCGGCGTCGACGAGTTCATGCAGGGGGCGGAGGCCATCCTGGACTACGCGGAGCAGCAGACGCGCGCCTTGATCCGCGACATCCCCGACGGCGACTACGCGTTCTCCGAGTACGCCGACGAGGACTCGGTGGCAGGTTATCCCTGCCGCATCCACATCACGCTGCGCGTGCGCGGCGACGAGCTGGAGATGGACTTCACGGGCAGCGATCCGCAGGTGGCCTCATCGCTGAACGTGCCCACCGGGGGCGACGGCCACCACTCCGTGATTACGGTCGGGCTGATCTACGTCATGCATACGCTGGCGCCGCGCAACGTGCTGAACGCCGGCTCGGTGCGCCCCATGCGCGCCGTCCTGCCCGAAGGCTCGGTCGTCAATCCGCAAGCGCCCGCCGCGGTGGGCATGCGCAGCCTGATGGCGGCCGTGATCCAGGCCTGCACCTTCGGCGTGTTCAACCGCGCGCTGCCGGACCGGCTGCCCGCCTGCCCCGCCGGCGGCTCCACGCTGCTGAACGTCAAGACCGCGACTCGCGAGGGCCGCCAGGTGCTGTCCTCCATCGGCCCTTGCGGCGGCGGCGCCGGCGGCGGCCCGGAGTACGACGGCGTGGAAGGCTGCGGCGCGAACAATGCTTTCCTGAAGAATACGCCCGTGGAAATCAATGAGGCCGAGGTGCCCATCGAGATCATCCGCTACGGCCTGGTGCCGGATACCGGCGGGGCGGGCCGCCTGCGCGGCGGCAATGCCGCGACCATGGAGTTCAAGCTGCTGGCGCCCAACGGCGTGGTTACCGCGCGCAACCGCAACCGTTCCGAGCTGGCCGCCTGGGGCGTGGTCGGCGGCAAGGCCGGCGCGAACTCGCGCTTCATCAAGAATCCCGACACGCCCGCGGCCGAGGAATTGCGCAACAGCGACCTGGTCAACTGCGCGCCCGGCGATGTCATCCGCCTGCAGGGACCGGCCGGCGGCGGCTATGGCGATCCCTTCCAGCGCCCCGTCGATAAAGTACTGGAGGACGTGCGCTGCGGCTTCGTCTCGCCGGAGCGCGCCCGCCAGGCCTATGGGGTGGCGATACGCGACGATATGACGGTGGACGAGGCCGCCACGCGCGCGCTGCGCGACCCGGCAGGCCGCGCGGGCACCGGGACCGACGGCGCGGCGGGCGCCACGGCGCCGCGCGTGGCGGGGCAGGCGCATTTCGACTACGGCCCTGGACGCTCGCGCTTCGAAAGCATCTGGACCGCCGCGCGCTACGAGGCCATGACACACATCATGGCCGCGATACCGGTCAGTTGGCGCCATTTCGTGAAGCACCGGATGTTCGCCGCGCTGGCAGGCACCGAACCGCCGGTCGACGGCGGCGCCGCCGATATCGAGCGCATCTACCGGGAGCTGAGCGAGCGCTATGCCGACCTGCCCACGCTGGACGCGATCGCGTCCGGCGCGCCGGCGGCCGGACGCGAGGCGGCTTGAGCGGCGGCCGGCGCGCATGACTCGCGGCCGCCACGCACCGGACGCGCCGCGGGCGGATGACACTTCATACGATGCAGGAGAACCTGGATGGCAGCTTCCACCGATATCTTCGCGCCCGGCTTCCAGCGGCGTCCCTATTGGTGGGAAGCGTATGAGCCGCCCGAAACCGGCGAGGATGCTCTGCCCGCCCGGGTCGATGTGGCCATCGTGGGCGGCGGCTATACAGGCATATGCTGCGCCCTGACCTTGCGCGAGGCAGGCGTCGATGCCGTCGTGCTGGAAGCGGGCCGGCCCGGCCAGGGTGCGAGTACGCGATCCGGCGGGCAGATGACCGGCGGGGTGAACGTGCAGAAGAAGGCGCTCGCCGCCGTCGGTGAAAGCCCGGCGGAGCGCGAAGCACGCCTGTCCGCCCGCTTGCGCGATGCCGCCGCCTCGATGCGCTATGTAGAGTCGCTGATCGAGCGGCATGGCATCCAGTGCGGCTGGCAGAAGACCGGACGGCTTACCGCCATGTGGCTGCCCCAGCACTACCAGGCATGGCAGGCGCGGATGGACCAGCTGAATGCCTGCACCGATTCCCATGCGCGCATGATCCCGCGCGAGCGCCTGGGCCGCGAGATCGGTTCCGATATTTATCACGGCGCGGCGCTGATCGAACACGCCGGCCACCTGCATCCCGCCCAGCTTTACGGCGGCATGCTGGCCGCCGCCCGCCGTGCCGGCGCGCGCGTGCATGGCAATACCCACGTGGCGGGCATCGAGCGCGTTGCGGGCGGCTACGCGCTGCGCACGGCCCGGGGCACCCTGCGCGCCGGGCAGGTGGTGATCGCCACGAATGGCTACACCGGCCCGGACATGGGCGAGCTGCGCCGCAAGGTCGTACCCATCGCCACGTACATGATCGCCACGGAAGAACTCGCGCCCGACCTGGCGGCCAGCATCCTGCCGACCAACCGCGCCGTTTCCGAGTCGCGCCGCGTCGTGAACCACTACCGGCTGTCTCCGGATGGACGCCGCCTGCTGTTCGGCGGCCGCGCGCGCTTCACGCCCGCCAGCGAGGAGACCACCGCCCGGCTGCTGCATCGCGCCATGCTCAGGCGTTTCCCGCAGCTGGCGGGGACCCGCATTACGCACAGCTGGGGCGGCAATGTCGCCATGACGCTGGATGCCATGCCGCACATCGGTGGCGCGGAGGGCCTGCACTACGCGCTGGGCTGCAATGGCAGCGGCGTAGCGATGATGAGCTACCTGGGACACAGTCTCGGGCGCAAAATCGCCGAGCAATCGCGCGGTCCGATCAACGCCTTCGACATGGGGGAAATTCCCGGTCATCCTTTCTACTTCGGCAATACATGGTTCCTGTTTGCCATCGGCAGCTGGTACCAGGCGCGGGATGCCTACGACCACTGGAGGGCTCGCTGAACCGCGGGCAAGGGGCAGACTACCCACCGACAAGCTGTTGTCCATCCGGCCCGCTCGCCGTCCGAACGCGGACGAAGGGCCGGGCTCTTGCCTCGCACCGTCCGATGCGGCCCGGCCCGTTGCCGCGGCCGCGAATAAGGGATCGGACGTGTAAAAAATTACTGGAGTGATCCATGAATACGCAGCGTCGCAGTGCCTTGAAAATCCTGGCCGGTCTGTGCGGAGCCTCCGCCCTGCCCCGCTTCGCGGTGGCGCAGCCGGGCGCGTATCCCGCCGGTCCGGTTACCGTGATCGTGCCGTACGGGTCCGGCGGCAGCACGGACGTGATCGCCCGCCTGCTGGTCAACGATGTGAGCGAGCGCCTTGGCGGCAAGTTCATCGTGGAGAACAAGCCCGGCGCGGCCGGCAATATCGGCACGCGTCAGGTGGCGGTTTCGCGCCCCGACGGCAGCGCGCTGCTGTATTCGACCGCGACGCCGTTCTGCATCAATCCCTATGTGTACAAGACGCTGCCCTTCGACCCGGACAACGATTTCACCGCGGTGTCGCGCACGGCGAAGCTGCCCCTGGTGCTGGTCGCGAACGCCGGCCTGGGGATCAAGAATGCGCAGGAATTCGTCGACTATCTGCGCACGCACCAGAAGGATTGCAGCTTCAGTTCCTACGGCATCGGAACATCGAGCCATATCGCCGGCACCATTTTCACGCGCAAAATCGGCGCGAGCGGCGTGCTGCACGTCCCCTACAAGGACATGACCGCGATGTCGGACCTGGCGGCCGGCCGCAATACCTTCCACATCGACGCGTGGTCGGTGGTGGACCCGCTGGTGAAGGCGGGCAAGCTGGCGGCGCTGGCGGTGTCCAGCAGCGAACCGCTGCCGTGGGCGCCCAAGCTTCCCACCATCGCCAGCGTGATCAAGAGCGATTACGAGGTCGTGACGTGGCACGCGGTGTTCGCGCCCCGAAAGACGCCCGGCGATGTCGTCCAGCTGTTGAACCGGGAATTCCAGATGACGATAGATAAGCCGGGGATTCAGAAGACCTATACCGAGCAAGGGTTTCTTGCCTATCCTCCCGCGACACCCGGAGAGATCGATGCCTTCGTTAAGGCCGACAAGGCGCGGTGGAAGGGGTATGTAGAAGCGGCAGGGATTACGCCTTCCTAGGAGTGATCTTTCGGGCCCCGAAGCAAATCGGGGTACTGGAGGCAGTCTGTCGGAGATGCGGAATCGGTTTACTTATGCCGTCCGCCGGGGGTGATGCCGAGTGTCGGCGGCCCAATCGGCCAACCGAATCTGCATCGCCATCGACGGACAGCACGAGCAAGCCGAATAAGCATTACCACCGACACAGGACGTGTCCGAGCGCTAGTTGCCCGCCTGCTGCTTGTACTCCCTGGGCGTCATCCCAAAGCGCCCCCGGAACTCCCGCGAGAAATGCGCCCCATCCGCGAAACCGCAGTCCAGCGCGACCTGCGTCACCGGCAGCCGGCTGTTCTCCAGCAGCCACCGGCTGTACTGCAAGCGCAAATTGCGCTGGAACACCATGGGGCTCACCCCCAGCGCCTGCTGGAACGCCCGCTCCAGCTGGCGCCGCCCTATCCCGACGTAGCGCGCGATCGCATCCAGCGAGGGCGGATCGTCGATGCGCTGCTCGATGAAATGCGCCGCCTGCCGCACGCGCAGGTCAACGATCTCCGACACATCGGAATAGAAATGCGCCTGCGGCACCCGCGCCGGCCGCATGCCTTGCAGCATCATGTGCCGTACCGCCTGCTGGGCCTTGTCGCGGCCGCAATGGCGCTCCACCAGGTACAGCGCCAGATCGATCGCCGCCGTCGAACCCGCGCAGGTGATCAGGTCGCCTTCGTCGATAAACAGCCGGTCCACCACCGCCCGCACGCCCGGAAACCGCGCACGGAACGCGTCCAGTACGTTCCAGTGCACGCAGACGCTGCGTGCGCCCAGCACGCCCGCCTGCGCCAGTGCGAAGGTGCCGGTGCAGATGCCCAGCATGCGCACCGGGCTATCCGCCACGCGGCGGATCCACTGCTGCAGCACCGGCGGCAGATTGACGTTCGGATAATCATTGCCGCCGCAGATGGCCACGTAGTCCAGGCCTGACAAGTCCTCCGCCAGGCCGCCGTCCACCGCCAGCGACATGCCGGCGCTGGCCGAACGCGGCAATCCGTCCCAGCTCATCACCCGCCAGGTGGTATGGATGCGCCGGCTCTTGCCGCCGTGGTCGCCCGCCAGCCGCAATGCATCCACGAAACCGGAAAATGCCGCC is from Bordetella bronchialis and encodes:
- a CDS encoding NAD(P)/FAD-dependent oxidoreductase, producing MAASTDIFAPGFQRRPYWWEAYEPPETGEDALPARVDVAIVGGGYTGICCALTLREAGVDAVVLEAGRPGQGASTRSGGQMTGGVNVQKKALAAVGESPAEREARLSARLRDAAASMRYVESLIERHGIQCGWQKTGRLTAMWLPQHYQAWQARMDQLNACTDSHARMIPRERLGREIGSDIYHGAALIEHAGHLHPAQLYGGMLAAARRAGARVHGNTHVAGIERVAGGYALRTARGTLRAGQVVIATNGYTGPDMGELRRKVVPIATYMIATEELAPDLAASILPTNRAVSESRRVVNHYRLSPDGRRLLFGGRARFTPASEETTARLLHRAMLRRFPQLAGTRITHSWGGNVAMTLDAMPHIGGAEGLHYALGCNGSGVAMMSYLGHSLGRKIAEQSRGPINAFDMGEIPGHPFYFGNTWFLFAIGSWYQARDAYDHWRAR
- a CDS encoding Bug family tripartite tricarboxylate transporter substrate binding protein; the protein is MNTQRRSALKILAGLCGASALPRFAVAQPGAYPAGPVTVIVPYGSGGSTDVIARLLVNDVSERLGGKFIVENKPGAAGNIGTRQVAVSRPDGSALLYSTATPFCINPYVYKTLPFDPDNDFTAVSRTAKLPLVLVANAGLGIKNAQEFVDYLRTHQKDCSFSSYGIGTSSHIAGTIFTRKIGASGVLHVPYKDMTAMSDLAAGRNTFHIDAWSVVDPLVKAGKLAALAVSSSEPLPWAPKLPTIASVIKSDYEVVTWHAVFAPRKTPGDVVQLLNREFQMTIDKPGIQKTYTEQGFLAYPPATPGEIDAFVKADKARWKGYVEAAGITPS
- a CDS encoding GlxA family transcriptional regulator; amino-acid sequence: MTAVSPAPSVDITPSPGKPELSVGLVLLDQFTLAAFSGFVDALRLAGDHGGKSRRIHTTWRVMSWDGLPRSASAGMSLAVDGGLAEDLSGLDYVAICGGNDYPNVNLPPVLQQWIRRVADSPVRMLGICTGTFALAQAGVLGARSVCVHWNVLDAFRARFPGVRAVVDRLFIDEGDLITCAGSTAAIDLALYLVERHCGRDKAQQAVRHMMLQGMRPARVPQAHFYSDVSEIVDLRVRQAAHFIEQRIDDPPSLDAIARYVGIGRRQLERAFQQALGVSPMVFQRNLRLQYSRWLLENSRLPVTQVALDCGFADGAHFSREFRGRFGMTPREYKQQAGN